AATTGGAGGCGAGCTGGTCCCATTCGTCATGAGTCCCCCGCAGCGGAATGCGACGCGAGAGGTTTGCTTCCATGATCTCGCGACTCATCGCGTTGACGGCCTCGATGCGCGAGACCGTGCGCCGGCTTACGCTCACGCCGGCAATGGCGGCAAAGACGATGAGAAGCGCCACGCCGAAAGCAAGCGACGTTCCGATCGCATGGGCGAAGCGGTCGTCGTCGTCGATGTCCTTGCCGACGAGAAGCCGATAGCCATCCGGCAAGACGCGATAGCTCGCACGGAAGACGCGAGGCTTGGAGCCCTCCGAAGGTGGCGTCACCGACCTGACTTCGCCGATGCCCGCCGGGCCCGAAAATGCCTCGGGCCATGTCTTCAAATTGCCCGACACATAGGCGCCGGTCGGGTCGATCAGCAGGAATATGCCCTCGCCCAGATCGTTCGCCATCAGCTCGCCGATCGCCCGCGCCAAACCCGGGGTACCCCGGGTTTCGTGAACGTGGATCAAGGCGTCCAATTCATGCCGGATGGCGCTGTCCGACTGCCCCATCACGTATTCGGCGGCCTGCCAGTACGCGTAGCCGAAAAGGCCGAGAATGCCGACCCCGAACAGCAGGACGCAGAGGATCGCAAGACGCAGAGTCGACGAGTGAAGTGTCTTACGCAGGAGCACGGAGGCAGAACCCCACGCCGCGCACCGTATGGATCAATGGATAGGCCGCGCCGTCATCGACCTTGCGGCGCAGGCGTCCGACATAGACATCGATGATGTTCGTCATGGGATCGAAGTGCAAATCCCAGACATGGGCGAGCAGCATGGACCGCGGCACGACCGTATCGGCATTGCGCACGAGGTATTCGAGAAGCTTGAACTCGCGCGGCAGCAGTTCGACATCCCGCCCGGCGCGCCGCACGGCGCGCGAGAGGAGGTCCATTTCGAGATCCCCGATCCGGAGCACAGTTTCCTTCAGCACATAAGCGCTGCGCCGCGCGAGCGCGTCGACCCGCGCGAGCATTTCCGGAAATGCGAAAGGCTTGACAAGATAGTCGTCCCCACCGGCGCGGAGGCCGCGAACCTTGTCGTCGACCTCGCCAAGCGCGCTGATGATGAGGGTCGGAATCGCAACCCCCTCCTCACGCAGGCGGAGGACGACCTCGAGGCCGTCGATGCCCGGCAGCATTCGATCGACCGTCATCACGGCATATTCTCTTGCACGGCAACGCTCGAGTGCGACCTCCCCGCTCTCGGCCAGTTCGATCTCGTACCCGCCGGTTCGCAAGCACGCGACGAGCTGCTCGGCAGTCTCCGGATCGTCTTCCACAACGAGTACGCGATGCATTTATAAGCCCAAATCGCCTAAGCGATATGTTCGACCGACGGCATCCCGAAGATTTCCTTACAACAGCCACGACATCCGCTGAAACTAACTTATATTTCATAGAGCTGCCAGGGCTGCCCAGCCCTGCGGCACCGTGCCAGCGCGGCTGAACGGTTGGGCGGCCTTGAAAGTGGAAATCCCACATACTGTCCCTTATTTCGTCATGACCGGGCCGGTAGCGGGCTTCGCCCGCTTCTTTGCACCACGCATAACAGCGCACCTTTGCGTGCGGGCTTCGCCCGCTTCTTTGCGTCACGCAAAAAAGCGCGCCTTCGCGCGCGGGCTTCGCCCGCTTCTTTGCGTTACGCAAAAAAGCGCGCCTTCGCGCGCGGGCCGAGTCTCGGCCATATACGCCGATCCGATCGCGGAAAAAGTACTTGGATTGCCGTGACAAGCACGGCGATGACGATATTAAGGGCGTTGAGACGTCGCGTAGGGTCGCATTGAGCGCGCGTGAAAGCCCGAACTGGACAGTCGTGGCGCTTTAGAACTTGACGGTCGCGACGATTTCACCGAGCACGATCGTGTTGCCGACCGTGCGGCCGGGGGGACCGTTCGCCGCCACGAACGAGGCAGCCGCCTGCTTGAAGCCCTCGCCGGGGACGCCAAAGCCAAGCACGCTCGAGATCGAGAGCCACTTCTCGGGCGACCAGATCGCATAGACATCGACCTCGTCGAGCGCGTGGTCGTTCGTGATGCTCGGGTTGTTGAATTGCGCCGTTTGGTCGAAGCGGAAGTCGTAAAAGATGACGCCCGCGTTGAGCGTGTCGAGGGGTGACACGGTAACGCTTGCCATCACAACGTCGATGTTGCTCGGCGTGCCGAGGTACCATCCGTAAATTTCGCCCAGATACCAGCTCCCGTAGCCG
Above is a window of Alphaproteobacteria bacterium DNA encoding:
- a CDS encoding ATP-binding protein; translated protein: MLLRKTLHSSTLRLAILCVLLFGVGILGLFGYAYWQAAEYVMGQSDSAIRHELDALIHVHETRGTPGLARAIGELMANDLGEGIFLLIDPTGAYVSGNLKTWPEAFSGPAGIGEVRSVTPPSEGSKPRVFRASYRVLPDGYRLLVGKDIDDDDRFAHAIGTSLAFGVALLIVFAAIAGVSVSRRTVSRIEAVNAMSREIMEANLSRRIPLRGTHDEWDQLASNLNAMLDRIQELVRGIRQVSDGIAHDLRTPLTRIHGRLEGALHRPPTLEGYHTLLASTIGDIDVVLRTFSALLRISRIESGHRNETLRPVDLSETASGVVDLFDAAAEERGGSINFVGAPGVVVLGDRDLLFDALSNLVDNAIKYGGMGGGVVVEVSGDGNGPRVVVSDRGDGIPAEARERVLERFYRLECHRGTPGSGLGLSLVAAVAQLHDAQFTLS
- a CDS encoding response regulator transcription factor, with protein sequence MHRVLVVEDDPETAEQLVACLRTGGYEIELAESGEVALERCRAREYAVMTVDRMLPGIDGLEVVLRLREEGVAIPTLIISALGEVDDKVRGLRAGGDDYLVKPFAFPEMLARVDALARRSAYVLKETVLRIGDLEMDLLSRAVRRAGRDVELLPREFKLLEYLVRNADTVVPRSMLLAHVWDLHFDPMTNIIDVYVGRLRRKVDDGAAYPLIHTVRGVGFCLRAPA